A part of Tigriopus californicus strain San Diego chromosome 10, Tcal_SD_v2.1, whole genome shotgun sequence genomic DNA contains:
- the LOC131887755 gene encoding uncharacterized protein LOC131887755 isoform X1 produces the protein MTIIRYFLVGFVVIGAVGHIVEAFDFDGHISPSSENFLHKYAMIKLYESCFGLETMQKFKMEVKEATEYCQYSPVAQDDEFAKPDLEYPTIHRNPWLNQFVQGGQISREPLATNKLSHGPPLAHSQPQNVPLGPHQSHFHSLGSLSNIKPPYYPYSHFYSPGRPSPTYYQSKWMTRNRRQSPLSSSHADDNGQELNQLRNNIISKVSNVTCILTRMNYLDDKGLIAKDSLKANIQKMPLDEIMKAELVQSVDTCAKFSSCLPLEEFETVPIAKTVAPAVLFVNCLKGKRIEVCIKKDLRDRLRDLIQSDVQDTEGVLSRSDPLAGIGQAAIPLPQDQEEMDTFVFALLYEDEPKSIYR, from the exons ATGACTATCATCCGATACTTTCTGGTTGGGTTCGTAGTTATTGGGGCTGTTGGCCACATTGTGGAAGCGTTTGATTTCGATGGACATATTAGTCCGAGTTCGGAGAATTTTCTCCACAAATACGCTATGATTAAACTCTATGAATCCTGCTTTGGACTTGAAACCATGCAAAAG TTCAAAATGGAGGTAAAGGAAGCCACAGAGTATTGCCAATATTCTCCAGTCGCACAAGACGATGAGTTCGCCAAACCCGATTTAGAGTATCCAACCATTCATCGAAACCCCTGGCTGAACCAATTCGTTCAAGGCGGTCAAATCAGCCGTGAGCCATTGGCCACAAACAAGCTCTCCCATGGGCCCCCCTTGGCCCATTCCCAGCCTCAAAACGTTCCGTTAGGTCCTCATCAATCCCATTTCCATTCTCTGGGGTCCTTGTCCAACATCAAACCACCCTACTACCCCTATTCCCACTTTTATTCCCCTGGTCGGCCCAGTCCAACGTACTATCAATCCAAGTGGATGACTCGAAACCGCAGACAGTCACCGCTTTCATCTAGTCACGCCGACGACAACGGCCAGGAACTGAACCAATTGAGGAACAATATCATCAGCAAAGTGAGCAACGTAACCTGCATCCTCACTCGAATGAACTATTTGGACGACAAGGGTCTGATTGCGAAAGATAGCTTGAAGGCCAATATCCAAAAG ATGCCATTGGACGAAATTATGAAGGCTGAACTCGTTCAAAGTGTAGATACATGCGCTAAATTCTCGTCGTGTTTGCCTCTCGAAGAATTCGAGACCGTTCCCATCGCCAAAACGGTTGCCCCCGCGGTGCTTTTTGTCAACTGTCTCAAGGGAAAACGGATTGAGGTCTGCATCAAAAAGGATCTTAGAGATAGACTCCGAGATCTCATACAA AGTGATGTCCAGGATACCGAGGGAGTTCTTTCTCGGTCTGATCCTCTCGCGGGTATTGGTCAAGCAGCTATTCCCTTACcacaagatcaagaagaaatgGACACGTTTGTCTTTGCTCTATTATACGAAGATGAGCCCAAATCAATCTATAGATGA
- the LOC131887755 gene encoding uncharacterized protein LOC131887755 isoform X2, which yields MTYERWMRFAPDWMALWQFKMEVKEATEYCQYSPVAQDDEFAKPDLEYPTIHRNPWLNQFVQGGQISREPLATNKLSHGPPLAHSQPQNVPLGPHQSHFHSLGSLSNIKPPYYPYSHFYSPGRPSPTYYQSKWMTRNRRQSPLSSSHADDNGQELNQLRNNIISKVSNVTCILTRMNYLDDKGLIAKDSLKANIQKMPLDEIMKAELVQSVDTCAKFSSCLPLEEFETVPIAKTVAPAVLFVNCLKGKRIEVCIKKDLRDRLRDLIQSDVQDTEGVLSRSDPLAGIGQAAIPLPQDQEEMDTFVFALLYEDEPKSIYR from the exons ATGACGTACGAGAGGTGGATGAGATTCGCACCCGATTGGATGGCATTGTGGCAG TTCAAAATGGAGGTAAAGGAAGCCACAGAGTATTGCCAATATTCTCCAGTCGCACAAGACGATGAGTTCGCCAAACCCGATTTAGAGTATCCAACCATTCATCGAAACCCCTGGCTGAACCAATTCGTTCAAGGCGGTCAAATCAGCCGTGAGCCATTGGCCACAAACAAGCTCTCCCATGGGCCCCCCTTGGCCCATTCCCAGCCTCAAAACGTTCCGTTAGGTCCTCATCAATCCCATTTCCATTCTCTGGGGTCCTTGTCCAACATCAAACCACCCTACTACCCCTATTCCCACTTTTATTCCCCTGGTCGGCCCAGTCCAACGTACTATCAATCCAAGTGGATGACTCGAAACCGCAGACAGTCACCGCTTTCATCTAGTCACGCCGACGACAACGGCCAGGAACTGAACCAATTGAGGAACAATATCATCAGCAAAGTGAGCAACGTAACCTGCATCCTCACTCGAATGAACTATTTGGACGACAAGGGTCTGATTGCGAAAGATAGCTTGAAGGCCAATATCCAAAAG ATGCCATTGGACGAAATTATGAAGGCTGAACTCGTTCAAAGTGTAGATACATGCGCTAAATTCTCGTCGTGTTTGCCTCTCGAAGAATTCGAGACCGTTCCCATCGCCAAAACGGTTGCCCCCGCGGTGCTTTTTGTCAACTGTCTCAAGGGAAAACGGATTGAGGTCTGCATCAAAAAGGATCTTAGAGATAGACTCCGAGATCTCATACAA AGTGATGTCCAGGATACCGAGGGAGTTCTTTCTCGGTCTGATCCTCTCGCGGGTATTGGTCAAGCAGCTATTCCCTTACcacaagatcaagaagaaatgGACACGTTTGTCTTTGCTCTATTATACGAAGATGAGCCCAAATCAATCTATAGATGA